Proteins from one Burkholderia sp. genomic window:
- the hemL gene encoding glutamate-1-semialdehyde 2,1-aminomutase: protein MSNNQTLFERAQRAIPGGVNSPVRAFHSVGGTPRFVSRAHGPYFWDADGKRYIDYIGSWGPVIVGHVHPEVLEAVQRALADGFSFGAPTEAEIEIAEEICKLVPSIEQVRMVSSGTEATMSALRLARGFTNRSRIVKFEGCYHGHADSLLVKAGSGLLTFGNPTSAGVPVDIAKHTTVLEYNNVAALEEAFGAFGDEIAAVIVEPVAGNMNLVRGTSEFLRALRALCTRHGAVLIFDEVMCGFRVALGGAQQHYGIQADLTCLGKVIGGGMPAAAFGGCRDIMAQLAPLGGVYQAGTLSGNPIAVAAGLKTLQLIQAPGFYEALTAQTRRLADGLAAEACAAGVPFSTDAIGAIFGLYFTVAVPTGFTDVTRSDIASFNRFFHLMLDEGVYFAPSAYEAGFVSSVHDDAVIDETLAAARRAFGALAAV from the coding sequence ATGTCGAATAATCAAACGCTCTTCGAACGCGCCCAGCGCGCTATCCCGGGCGGTGTCAACTCGCCTGTGCGCGCTTTCCACTCGGTCGGCGGCACGCCACGCTTCGTGTCCCGCGCTCATGGCCCCTATTTCTGGGACGCCGACGGAAAGCGCTATATTGACTATATCGGCTCGTGGGGCCCGGTGATCGTCGGGCACGTCCATCCTGAGGTGCTTGAGGCGGTGCAGCGCGCGCTAGCTGACGGCTTCTCGTTCGGCGCGCCGACCGAGGCCGAGATCGAGATCGCTGAGGAGATCTGTAAGCTGGTGCCCAGCATTGAGCAGGTGCGGATGGTGTCAAGCGGCACCGAAGCAACCATGAGCGCGCTGCGCCTGGCTCGCGGCTTCACCAACCGCAGCCGCATCGTGAAGTTCGAGGGCTGCTACCACGGCCACGCCGACAGCTTGTTGGTGAAAGCCGGCTCTGGCCTACTGACCTTCGGCAACCCAACTTCGGCCGGCGTTCCGGTCGACATCGCCAAGCACACCACGGTGCTCGAGTATAATAACGTGGCGGCGCTGGAGGAGGCCTTCGGCGCATTCGGCGACGAGATCGCCGCCGTGATCGTCGAGCCAGTGGCCGGTAATATGAACCTGGTGCGCGGTACCTCCGAGTTTCTGCGAGCGTTGCGAGCGCTCTGCACCAGGCATGGTGCCGTGCTGATCTTCGACGAAGTGATGTGCGGCTTCCGCGTCGCGCTCGGCGGCGCACAGCAGCATTACGGCATCCAGGCCGACCTGACTTGCCTGGGCAAGGTAATCGGCGGCGGCATGCCGGCAGCCGCGTTCGGCGGGTGTCGCGACATCATGGCCCAACTCGCGCCTCTGGGCGGCGTTTACCAGGCCGGTACGCTGTCGGGCAACCCGATCGCGGTAGCTGCCGGCCTTAAGACCCTGCAGCTGATCCAGGCACCCGGCTTCTACGAGGCGCTTACAGCGCAGACCAGACGCCTGGCTGACGGCCTCGCCGCCGAGGCGTGCGCCGCCGGCGTGCCGTTCTCGACCGACGCGATCGGCGCGATATTCGGCCTCTACTTCACTGTGGCAGTGCCGACTGGTTTCACCGACGTGACCAGGAGCGACATCGCGAGCTTCAACCGCTTCTTCCACCTGATGCTCGACGAGGGTGTATATTTCGCGCCCTCGGCCTACGAGGCCGGCTTCGTCTCCAGCGTGCACGACGACGCGGTGATCGATGAAACGCTCGCCGCCGCGCGCCGTGCCTTCGGTGCCCTGGCCGCAGTCTGA
- a CDS encoding IS5 family transposase, with translation MPNYTTLCRRAKTLDVKLPILRDNEPIHLVVDSTGLKVYGEGEWKVRQHGYSKRRTWRKVHLALNANTGQVHAALMTNQNVADGDALAQLLDQIPREEQIDVIGGDGAYDTKPCHAAIAARSAIPSIPPREGAVHWPADMPGAAWRNGAVDAIARDGRREWKQESGYHRRSLAENAMYPVQDPHRQLSLGASHRLAGETEVSVRVGVINPLWRTSLVRNPFVSPEIMPVDAITSSRSISETTPRRLAKML, from the coding sequence GTGCCGAATTACACCACGCTCTGTCGCCGGGCAAAAACGCTTGATGTCAAACTGCCGATCCTTCGTGACAATGAACCGATTCATCTGGTTGTCGACAGCACCGGTCTGAAGGTCTATGGAGAAGGTGAATGGAAGGTGCGCCAGCACGGCTACTCGAAGCGGCGCACGTGGCGTAAAGTCCATCTCGCGCTCAACGCGAATACGGGTCAAGTGCATGCTGCGCTAATGACGAATCAGAATGTGGCTGACGGTGACGCTCTGGCCCAGTTGCTCGACCAGATTCCACGCGAAGAACAAATCGATGTCATCGGCGGTGATGGTGCCTACGACACCAAGCCATGCCATGCGGCCATTGCTGCACGCAGTGCTATTCCTTCGATTCCGCCACGCGAGGGTGCCGTTCATTGGCCAGCGGATATGCCCGGCGCGGCGTGGCGTAATGGCGCGGTTGATGCAATTGCCCGTGACGGTCGTCGAGAATGGAAGCAAGAAAGTGGCTACCACCGGCGATCGCTTGCCGAGAATGCGATGTATCCGGTTCAAGACCCTCACCGGCAACTGTCTCTGGGCGCGTCACATCGACTCGCAGGCGAGACCGAGGTCTCCGTTCGCGTCGGCGTCATCAACCCCCTATGGCGGACCTCGCTCGTCCGCAATCCGTTCGTATCGCCTGAAATTATGCCCGTCGATGCCATTACGTCCTCGCGCTCGATTTCTGAAACAACGCCACGCCGGTTGGCAAAGATGTTGTAA
- a CDS encoding CDP-6-deoxy-delta-3,4-glucoseen reductase — translation MAFNVILKQSGRQFQVEADETVLAAALRQNVHLSYGCKNGACGACKGQIIQGKVEQRSHAASALSNDERTRGLALLCSATAQCDLEIDVREISGVDSLPVKKLPCRVNVIERCTDDVIVLKLQLPTNERMQYLAGQYIEFILKDGARRSYSMASAPHEEGLIELHIRHLPGGKFTDHVFNTMKEREILRFEGPLGTFFLREDSGKPIVLLASGTGFAPIKAIVEHAWHRGFTGPMRLYWGARRKKDFYLFELAEQWAREIPNFRFVPVLSEPDDAWAGRTGFVHRAVVEDLADLSDFQVYACGTPVMVKSAQRDFTAHHQLPVEEFYADPFTSMADLAPSV, via the coding sequence ATGGCATTCAACGTAATCCTCAAGCAAAGCGGTCGACAGTTCCAAGTCGAGGCCGACGAAACTGTGCTGGCAGCCGCGCTACGCCAGAACGTACATCTTTCTTACGGGTGCAAGAACGGCGCCTGCGGTGCCTGCAAGGGGCAGATTATCCAAGGGAAGGTCGAGCAGCGCTCGCATGCTGCCTCGGCGCTGTCTAACGACGAGCGCACGCGCGGGCTGGCCCTGCTGTGCAGCGCCACCGCCCAGTGCGACCTCGAGATCGACGTGCGCGAAATCTCTGGCGTCGATAGCTTGCCGGTCAAGAAGCTGCCATGCCGCGTCAACGTGATCGAGCGATGTACCGACGATGTGATCGTGCTAAAGCTTCAACTTCCGACCAACGAGCGCATGCAATATCTTGCCGGCCAGTACATCGAGTTCATCCTCAAGGACGGCGCGCGCCGAAGCTATTCGATGGCTAGTGCGCCCCACGAGGAAGGCCTGATCGAGCTGCATATCCGCCACCTGCCTGGCGGAAAATTCACCGACCATGTCTTCAATACCATGAAGGAACGTGAAATCCTGCGTTTCGAGGGGCCGCTTGGCACTTTCTTTCTACGCGAGGATTCTGGAAAGCCGATCGTGCTGCTGGCTTCGGGCACTGGCTTTGCGCCGATCAAGGCGATCGTCGAGCACGCATGGCATCGCGGCTTCACGGGGCCGATGCGTCTGTACTGGGGAGCGCGTCGAAAGAAGGACTTTTACCTATTCGAGCTGGCCGAGCAATGGGCCCGCGAGATTCCGAACTTCAGGTTTGTGCCGGTGCTCTCCGAGCCTGACGACGCCTGGGCCGGTCGCACCGGCTTTGTGCATCGTGCCGTGGTGGAAGACCTGGCCGACCTGTCCGACTTCCAGGTCTATGCGTGTGGCACGCCAGTGATGGTCAAATCAGCCCAGCGCGATTTCACAGCCCACCACCAGCTGCCGGTCGAGGAGTTTTACGCGGACCCCTTCACCAGCATGGCGGACCTGGCCCCCTCCGTCTGA
- a CDS encoding UPF0149 family protein, with translation MNNLKSDLPLADDEFDRLAAFLDSIGDTAMNIETLDGYFAALICGPDIVLPSEYLPQIWGDAFSFESAGQATEIIGLLMRHWNTISTELLKTLHEPNVYLPVLLEREDGIAPANDWAHGFMRGVQLRSASWDELIHSEDHGGPIVALMMLHHEHDPDPKMRPPPIPAENREELLQTIIAGLSHMYRYFEPHRRALSSISRRTPVRCYEPKIDRNAPCPCGSGRKYKYCCLTKPPTLH, from the coding sequence GTGAATAACCTGAAGTCCGACCTGCCGCTTGCCGATGACGAATTCGACCGTCTTGCCGCGTTTCTCGACTCTATCGGTGATACTGCGATGAACATTGAAACGCTTGACGGCTATTTCGCCGCGTTGATTTGCGGACCAGACATCGTGTTGCCCAGCGAGTATCTCCCGCAGATATGGGGGGATGCTTTCTCGTTTGAAAGCGCTGGACAGGCCACCGAAATTATTGGGTTGCTCATGCGTCACTGGAACACGATCAGCACGGAACTGCTGAAGACGCTTCATGAGCCGAATGTGTACCTTCCCGTATTGCTCGAACGTGAAGATGGCATAGCTCCAGCTAACGATTGGGCGCACGGCTTCATGCGCGGCGTGCAGCTACGGTCTGCGAGTTGGGATGAACTCATCCACAGCGAGGACCATGGCGGACCGATTGTCGCGCTTATGATGCTGCATCATGAGCATGATCCCGACCCAAAGATGAGGCCTCCGCCGATACCTGCAGAAAATCGCGAAGAACTTCTGCAGACGATAATTGCCGGGCTGAGTCATATGTACCGCTACTTCGAGCCCCACCGGCGGGCGTTGTCAAGCATTTCAAGACGCACTCCCGTGCGTTGTTACGAACCAAAGATCGACCGCAATGCACCATGCCCGTGTGGTAGTGGTCGTAAGTACAAGTATTGCTGCCTGACCAAGCCACCAACGCTTCACTGA
- the atpA gene encoding F0F1 ATP synthase subunit alpha, which yields MQLNPSEISELIKSRIQSLEGSADVRNQGTVISVTDGIVRIHGLSDVMQGEMLAFPGNTFGLALNLERDSVGAVILGDYGHISEGNIVETTGRILEVPVGPELIGRVVDALGNPIDGKGPIKAKVTDAIEKIAPGVIWRHGVSQPVQTGVKSIDAMVPIGRGQRELIIGDRQTGKTAVALDTIINQRGKDLVCIYVAIGQKASSIMNVVHTLKKNGAMEYTIVVSASASDSAAMQYLAPYAGCTMGEYFRDRGQDALIIYDDLTKQAWAYRQISLLLRRPPGREAYPGDVFYLHSRLLERAARVSEEYVEKFTNGEVKGKTGSLTALPIIETQAGDITAFVPTNVISITDGQIFLETDLFNAGIRPAINAGVSVSRVGGTAQTNVVKKLSGGIRTDLAQYRELAAFAQFASDLDAATRKQLERGRRVTELLKQPQYQPLQVWELAIALFSANNGYLDDIDVKNVLAFEKGLREYLKTSHANLIKRIEDTKALSKEDDGALHEALKSFKELNAY from the coding sequence ATGCAACTCAATCCCTCTGAAATCAGCGAGCTGATCAAGAGCCGAATCCAGAGCCTTGAAGGGAGCGCGGACGTTCGTAACCAGGGCACCGTGATCTCTGTGACGGACGGCATCGTGCGCATTCACGGCCTGTCGGACGTGATGCAGGGAGAAATGCTCGCATTTCCGGGCAACACCTTCGGCCTCGCACTGAACCTCGAGCGCGACTCGGTCGGCGCGGTGATTCTGGGCGATTACGGCCACATCTCCGAAGGCAACATCGTAGAGACGACGGGTCGTATTCTAGAAGTGCCGGTAGGCCCCGAACTGATCGGTCGCGTGGTCGATGCGCTCGGCAACCCAATCGACGGCAAGGGTCCCATCAAGGCCAAGGTCACCGACGCGATCGAGAAGATCGCCCCGGGCGTGATCTGGCGTCACGGCGTGTCACAACCGGTGCAGACCGGCGTCAAGTCGATCGACGCGATGGTGCCGATCGGTCGCGGCCAACGCGAGCTGATCATCGGCGACCGCCAGACCGGCAAGACCGCCGTGGCGCTCGACACGATTATCAACCAGAGGGGCAAGGATCTTGTCTGTATCTACGTCGCAATCGGCCAGAAGGCTTCGTCGATCATGAACGTAGTGCACACGCTAAAAAAAAACGGCGCGATGGAATACACCATCGTTGTGTCGGCCTCGGCCTCGGATTCGGCCGCGATGCAATACCTCGCGCCGTATGCCGGTTGCACGATGGGCGAATACTTCCGCGATCGCGGTCAAGATGCCCTGATCATCTATGACGATCTGACCAAGCAAGCTTGGGCCTATCGCCAGATCTCACTGCTGCTTCGCCGCCCGCCGGGCCGCGAAGCCTATCCAGGAGACGTATTCTATCTTCACTCACGTCTGCTCGAGCGCGCCGCTCGCGTCTCGGAAGAGTATGTCGAGAAATTCACGAACGGCGAAGTGAAAGGAAAAACTGGTTCGTTGACGGCCCTGCCGATCATCGAAACACAGGCAGGCGACATCACAGCCTTCGTGCCGACCAACGTGATCTCGATCACCGACGGCCAAATTTTCCTGGAAACCGACCTGTTTAACGCGGGCATCCGTCCGGCAATCAACGCCGGCGTGTCGGTATCGCGAGTCGGTGGCACAGCGCAGACCAACGTTGTGAAGAAGCTTTCGGGCGGTATCCGTACCGACCTGGCGCAGTATCGCGAGCTGGCTGCCTTCGCGCAGTTCGCCTCAGACCTGGATGCCGCCACGCGCAAGCAGCTCGAGCGCGGTCGCCGCGTCACGGAACTGCTTAAGCAGCCGCAGTACCAGCCGCTGCAGGTCTGGGAACTGGCCATCGCGCTATTCTCGGCGAACAACGGCTACCTCGATGATATCGATGTGAAGAACGTGCTCGCCTTCGAGAAGGGCCTGCGCGAGTATCTCAAGACCAGCCACGCCAACCTGATCAAGCGTATCGAAGACACCAAAGCTTTGTCGAAAGAAGACGACGGCGCGCTGCACGAAGCACTGAAGTCTTTCAAGGAGTTAAATGCCTATTGA
- the atpG gene encoding F0F1 ATP synthase subunit gamma: MAGMKEIRSKIKSVQNMRKITKAMEMVAASKMRRAQERMRAARPYADKVRAIAAHMSRSHPEYRHPFMVVNEESKLAGLILVTTDKGLCGGLNTNVLRITVSKLQELEKQGKKFEATAIGNKSLSFLNRVGGKVVSQLVHLGDTPHLDKLIGTVKVQLDAYSEGKLSAIYIAYTRFINTMKQEAVIEQLLPLSVEHLGNGTDGTPKTSWDYIYEPDAQAVVDELLVRYVEALVKQAVAENMASEQSARMVAMKAASDNAKTVISELQLSYNKSRQAAITKELSEIVGGAAAV, from the coding sequence ATGGCTGGAATGAAGGAAATCCGCAGCAAGATCAAGAGTGTGCAAAACATGCGCAAGATAACCAAGGCGATGGAAATGGTCGCGGCATCAAAGATGCGCCGCGCGCAGGAACGCATGCGCGCGGCCCGGCCCTATGCTGACAAGGTTCGCGCGATCGCTGCACATATGAGCCGCTCGCACCCGGAATACCGCCACCCGTTCATGGTGGTAAACGAGGAATCGAAGTTGGCTGGCCTAATCCTCGTCACGACCGACAAGGGTCTGTGCGGTGGCCTGAACACCAACGTACTGCGCATAACGGTTAGTAAGTTGCAGGAACTCGAAAAACAGGGCAAAAAATTCGAGGCCACCGCGATCGGAAACAAGAGCCTCAGCTTCTTGAACCGCGTCGGCGGTAAGGTGGTCTCCCAGCTTGTCCACCTCGGCGACACGCCGCACCTGGACAAGCTGATCGGCACCGTGAAAGTACAGCTCGACGCGTACTCGGAAGGTAAGCTGTCGGCCATCTACATCGCCTACACACGCTTCATCAACACGATGAAGCAAGAAGCAGTTATCGAGCAGCTGCTGCCGCTTTCTGTCGAGCACTTGGGGAACGGCACGGACGGCACGCCCAAGACCTCGTGGGACTACATCTACGAACCGGATGCGCAGGCTGTGGTCGACGAGCTGCTGGTGCGCTATGTCGAGGCGCTGGTTAAGCAGGCAGTGGCGGAAAACATGGCGTCGGAGCAATCGGCGAGAATGGTCGCGATGAAGGCTGCGTCTGACAATGCGAAGACCGTGATCAGCGAGCTTCAGCTGTCGTACAACAAAAGCCGGCAAGCCGCGATCACGAAGGAGCTGTCAGAGATCGTCGGCGGTGCCGCTGCCGTGTAA
- the atpD gene encoding F0F1 ATP synthase subunit beta: MSTTALVEGKIVQCIGAVIDVAFPRDSMPKIYDALILDGSELTLEVQQQLGDGIVRTICLGAADGLRRGVVVKNTGRPISVPVGKPTLGRIMDVLGRPIDEAGPIESEHQRSIHQKAPAFDELSPSTKLLETGIKVIDLVCPFAKGGKVGLFGGAGVGKTVNMMELINNIAKEHGGYSVFAGVGERTREGNDFYHEMKDSKVLDKVALVYGQMNEPPGNRLRVALTGLTIAEHFRDDGLDVLFFVDNIYRFTLAGTEVSALLGRMPSAVGYQPTLAEEMGKLQERITSTKTGSITSVQAVYVPADDLTDPSPATTFGHLDATVVLSRDIASLGIYPAVDPLDSTSRQIDPNMIGEEHYTITRDVQQTLQRYKELRDIIAILGMDELSPEDKQTVARARKIQRFLSQPFHVAAVFTGTPGKYVPLKETIRGFKMIVEGECDHLTEQSFYMVGTIDEAFEKAKKIQ, translated from the coding sequence ATGAGTACTACTGCTTTGGTAGAAGGCAAGATCGTACAATGCATCGGTGCCGTTATCGACGTGGCATTCCCGCGCGACAGCATGCCGAAGATCTACGACGCGCTCATTCTGGATGGCTCGGAACTGACGCTCGAAGTCCAGCAGCAGCTGGGTGACGGCATTGTCCGCACCATCTGCCTGGGTGCCGCCGACGGCTTGCGCCGCGGCGTAGTGGTGAAGAATACCGGCAGGCCGATCTCGGTGCCGGTCGGTAAGCCGACACTTGGTCGCATCATGGATGTGCTGGGTCGTCCGATCGATGAGGCTGGCCCGATCGAGAGTGAGCATCAGCGCTCGATCCATCAGAAGGCACCGGCATTTGACGAACTATCGCCGTCGACTAAACTGCTCGAAACTGGCATCAAGGTGATCGACCTGGTCTGCCCGTTCGCCAAGGGCGGCAAGGTCGGTCTGTTCGGCGGTGCCGGCGTGGGCAAGACCGTCAACATGATGGAGCTCATCAACAATATCGCGAAGGAGCACGGCGGTTACTCGGTGTTCGCGGGCGTGGGCGAGCGTACCCGTGAAGGGAACGATTTCTACCACGAGATGAAGGACTCCAAAGTGCTGGACAAGGTCGCGCTGGTCTACGGTCAGATGAACGAGCCTCCGGGCAACCGTCTGCGCGTGGCGCTAACCGGCTTGACGATAGCCGAGCACTTTCGTGACGATGGCCTCGACGTGCTGTTCTTCGTCGACAACATCTACCGTTTCACGCTGGCTGGGACCGAAGTGTCGGCCCTGCTGGGACGGATGCCGTCAGCGGTGGGTTACCAGCCGACGCTGGCCGAGGAAATGGGCAAGCTGCAGGAACGTATCACGTCGACCAAGACTGGTTCGATCACGTCTGTGCAGGCCGTGTACGTTCCGGCGGATGACTTGACCGATCCGTCGCCGGCCACGACCTTCGGTCACCTGGATGCTACCGTCGTGTTGTCACGTGACATCGCCTCGCTAGGTATCTATCCGGCCGTCGATCCGCTCGACTCGACCTCGCGCCAGATCGATCCGAACATGATCGGCGAAGAACACTACACGATCACGCGCGACGTACAGCAGACGCTGCAACGTTACAAGGAACTGCGCGATATCATCGCGATCCTAGGCATGGACGAACTGTCGCCGGAAGACAAGCAGACGGTCGCCCGCGCACGGAAGATCCAGCGTTTCCTGTCGCAGCCATTCCATGTCGCGGCAGTGTTCACGGGCACGCCAGGCAAGTACGTGCCACTGAAAGAAACGATCCGTGGCTTCAAGATGATCGTCGAAGGCGAGTGCGACCACCTGACGGAACAGTCATTCTATATGGTCGGCACGATTGATGAAGCCTTCGAGAAGGCTAAGAAGATTCAGTAA
- a CDS encoding F0F1 ATP synthase subunit epsilon, translating into MATIKVDVVSAEEEIFSGQAKFVALPGESGALGILPGHTPLITRIYPGAVRIESEGGQEEFVFVAGGILEVQPGTVTVLADTAIRGRDLDAAKAEKAKRRAKETLQNAQSNIDLARAQSELVTAMAQLEAIQRLATIRSKNY; encoded by the coding sequence ATGGCAACCATCAAAGTAGATGTCGTCAGTGCGGAAGAGGAAATCTTCTCGGGCCAGGCGAAGTTCGTCGCGCTGCCGGGCGAATCGGGTGCGCTTGGCATTCTGCCCGGCCACACGCCGCTCATCACCCGGATTTATCCGGGCGCGGTACGCATCGAGTCTGAAGGCGGTCAGGAAGAGTTCGTGTTCGTCGCTGGCGGCATTCTTGAAGTGCAACCGGGCACCGTGACCGTGCTCGCCGACACCGCAATTCGCGGTCGGGATCTCGACGCCGCGAAGGCCGAGAAAGCGAAGCGTCGTGCCAAGGAAACGCTGCAAAACGCGCAGTCGAATATCGACCTCGCGAGGGCGCAGTCGGAACTCGTCACAGCGATGGCGCAGCTTGAGGCGATCCAGCGTCTTGCCACAATCCGCAGCAAGAATTATTAA
- a CDS encoding rhodanese-like domain-containing protein: protein MTTLVQLYAHADAYRAAGRLNYGGALPPAEAFELLQLDPAVRLVDVRTHAELDWVGRPLVGDGQYAHIEWTRYPGGMPNSDFIAELKAVARLDTPVLFLCRSAARSKLAAVAAAQAGYTKAFDVLEGFEGVKDGQGHRKTVEGWCYRKLPWISA from the coding sequence ATGACTACGCTCGTACAGCTCTATGCCCACGCTGACGCATACCGCGCCGCAGGCAGGCTGAACTACGGCGGTGCCCTGCCGCCCGCCGAAGCCTTCGAACTACTGCAACTAGATCCGGCTGTGCGCCTGGTCGACGTGCGCACCCACGCCGAGCTCGACTGGGTCGGTCGCCCGCTGGTCGGCGACGGCCAGTACGCGCATATCGAATGGACCCGCTATCCCGGCGGCATGCCAAATTCTGATTTCATCGCGGAGTTGAAGGCGGTGGCCAGGCTTGACACGCCGGTGCTTTTCCTCTGTCGCAGCGCGGCGCGCTCAAAGCTGGCTGCGGTGGCTGCCGCACAGGCCGGCTACACGAAGGCGTTCGACGTACTCGAGGGTTTCGAGGGCGTGAAAGACGGTCAAGGGCATCGGAAGACGGTCGAAGGCTGGTGCTATCGTAAGCTGCCCTGGATCAGCGCTTGA
- the hemC gene encoding hydroxymethylbilane synthase has protein sequence MNAETFSASAPETLTIASRESRLAMWQAEHMRDALRKLYPACDVKILGMTTRGDQILDRTLSIVGGKGLFVKELENALADGRADLAVHSLKDVPMWLPEGFVLSTVMSRADPRDAFVSNDYASLDNLPTGAIVGTSSLRRAAMLRAHYIDCNVCPLRGNLDTRLAKLDRGDYAAIILAAAGLTRLGLGDRIRALIDVATSLPAVGQGTLGIEIAASRTDVARWLAPLHDSATALAVEAERMVARTLGGSCSVPLAAYAVWHSERLVLTGRVSNTSGTRVLMVRQDAVVTTPDEARALGKQVSEELKRQGAFEIIEALLGSQTR, from the coding sequence ATGAATGCCGAGACTTTTTCGGCTTCCGCTCCGGAGACGCTCACCATTGCTTCTCGGGAAAGCCGCCTGGCGATGTGGCAAGCTGAACATATGCGTGATGCGCTGCGCAAATTATATCCAGCTTGTGACGTAAAAATTCTCGGGATGACTACGCGCGGTGATCAGATTCTCGACCGTACCTTGTCAATAGTCGGCGGCAAGGGCTTATTCGTGAAGGAACTGGAAAATGCACTGGCCGACGGTCGGGCCGATCTGGCCGTACATTCGCTCAAGGATGTGCCGATGTGGCTGCCCGAGGGCTTCGTGCTGAGCACCGTGATGAGCCGCGCGGACCCGCGTGACGCCTTCGTCTCGAATGATTACGCCTCGCTTGATAACCTGCCCACCGGAGCGATCGTCGGCACCTCAAGCCTGCGCCGAGCAGCGATGCTGCGCGCCCACTATATAGACTGTAACGTGTGCCCACTGCGCGGCAATCTCGATACACGCCTAGCCAAGCTCGACCGCGGTGACTACGCGGCGATCATCCTGGCTGCGGCTGGGCTCACGCGGCTCGGGCTCGGCGATCGGATCCGCGCGTTGATCGACGTCGCGACCAGCCTCCCCGCCGTTGGTCAGGGTACGCTCGGCATCGAGATCGCCGCCTCGCGCACAGACGTGGCGCGCTGGCTCGCCCCACTGCACGACAGTGCTACGGCGCTGGCCGTTGAGGCCGAGCGGATGGTGGCGCGCACGCTGGGCGGCAGCTGCTCGGTGCCGTTGGCCGCGTACGCGGTCTGGCACAGCGAGCGGCTCGTATTGACGGGACGCGTTTCGAACACCAGCGGTACGCGCGTATTGATGGTGCGTCAGGATGCGGTTGTGACCACTCCCGATGAGGCGCGCGCGCTCGGCAAACAGGTGTCCGAAGAACTCAAACGGCAGGGTGCCTTTGAAATCATTGAGGCACTGCTCGGAAGCCAGACCCGATGA